A genomic window from Luteolibacter sp. LG18 includes:
- a CDS encoding HAD-IB family phosphatase, protein MSTDLRLEVSVDDQQLRVFRDTELVRTYVISTATKGVGFQPGSYRTPTGNFRIADKIGADAPAGTIFKAREPQGVWTPDSPPTCDDLILTRILRLSGQDPENANTYDRYVYIHGTNREDLLGQPNSHGCIRMSNADVIELFDLVASGTPLVIHPPTASRGKLFFFDCDSTLSTIEGIDELARVRGEKVFQDVVALTDAAMNGEIPLGEVFPRRMEIIRPDRADCEAVARLYIETVTPGTRKLVENLKSDGWTLVILSGGFAPLIEPLARELGIEHVEAVPLHLDAEGRYAGYGSDYPTTRNGGKNEIIREWKAALLPNKIVMMGDGVSDLETKPDVDLFVGFGGVARRPLVMNGADVWVEKMADFGTDRI, encoded by the coding sequence ATGAGCACCGATCTCCGACTCGAAGTTTCCGTCGACGACCAACAACTCCGTGTCTTCCGGGACACCGAACTCGTCCGGACCTATGTCATCTCGACCGCCACCAAGGGTGTGGGCTTCCAGCCCGGCAGTTATCGCACCCCGACCGGCAACTTCCGCATCGCCGACAAGATCGGCGCCGATGCCCCCGCCGGCACCATCTTCAAGGCCCGCGAGCCCCAGGGCGTCTGGACGCCGGACAGCCCGCCGACCTGCGATGATCTCATCCTCACCCGCATCCTGCGCCTCTCCGGCCAGGATCCGGAAAACGCGAACACCTACGACCGCTACGTCTACATCCACGGCACCAACCGCGAGGACCTCCTCGGCCAGCCCAACAGCCACGGCTGCATCCGCATGAGCAATGCCGACGTGATTGAACTCTTCGACCTCGTGGCAAGCGGCACCCCGCTCGTCATCCACCCGCCGACCGCCAGCCGCGGCAAGTTGTTCTTCTTCGATTGCGACTCCACCCTCTCCACCATCGAGGGTATCGACGAACTCGCACGCGTCCGCGGCGAGAAGGTTTTCCAAGACGTGGTGGCCCTCACCGACGCCGCCATGAACGGCGAAATCCCGCTCGGGGAGGTCTTCCCGCGCCGCATGGAAATCATCCGCCCGGACCGCGCCGACTGCGAGGCGGTGGCCCGCCTTTATATCGAAACCGTAACTCCCGGGACACGCAAGTTGGTAGAAAACCTCAAGTCCGACGGCTGGACCCTGGTGATCCTCTCCGGTGGTTTTGCGCCATTGATCGAGCCTTTGGCCCGGGAATTGGGCATCGAACACGTTGAGGCCGTGCCGCTCCACCTCGATGCCGAAGGCCGCTACGCGGGATACGGCAGTGATTATCCAACGACACGGAACGGCGGCAAGAACGAGATTATCCGTGAATGGAAGGCCGCGCTCCTTCCTAACAAAATCGTCATGATGGGCGACGGTGTGTCCGATTTGGAGACCAAACCGGATGTGGATCTTTTCGTCGGATTCGGCGGCGTGGCCCGTAGACCATTGGTTATGAATGGCGCTGACGTTTGGGTGGAAAAAATGGCCGATTTTGGGACTGATAGAATCTGA